A stretch of DNA from Micromonospora peucetia:
CTCTCCGGCGGCATGAAGCGGCGGTTGACCATCGCCCGCGCGCTGGTCAACGAGCCCGAGATCGTGCTGCTGGACGAGCCGACGACCGGCCTCGACCCGCAGGCCCGGCACCTGGTGTGGGAGCGGTTGTTCCGGCTCAAGCGGCAGGGCGTCACGCTGGTCCTCACCACGCACTACATGGACGAGGCGGAGCAGCTCTGCGACCGCCTGGTCGTGATGGACGGCGGGCGGATCGTCGCCGAGGGCTCGCCCCGCGCGCTGATCGACCGGCACTCCACCCGGGAGGTGGTGGAGCTACGCTTCGCCGCCGAGTCGCAGGAGGCGTTCGCCGGCAAGCTCGACGGGCTGGGGGAGCGGGTCGAGGTGCTGCCCGACCGGATCCTGCTCTACGTGCCCGACGGCGACGCGGCGGTCGCCGAGGTCGGCGGGCGGGGGCTGCACCCGGCCAACGTGCTGGTCCGGCGCAGCAGCCTGGAGGACGTCTTCCTCCACCTCACCGGCCGCACCCTGGTCGACTGACCGGGCGGGCGCGTCCGGGGCGCTACCGCCGGAAGGCCGGTGGTGACCGCTGCCGGGAAGGCCGGTGGTTGCGGGCGCCCGGAGGGCCGGCGGGTGCGGCGGCGATGGCCGTTACGTAGCATCGGCGGGCCGGCGGCACCCCGTCCGTCCGGCGACGCGCACGGGGGTGTCATGTCGAGCATCGAGTTTCAGTCCCGCCGCCAGGCCGGGCTGACCGCGCTCTACCTGGGTGTCTTCGCGACGATCTGGTTCAGCGTGCCGGCCGCCGACCAGCCGCTGCGTGCCCTGCTGGTGGTCGCGAGTGGTGCGGCGCTGGTCACGGCGGTGGTCGGCGCCGTCGTGGTGGCCCGGAGCCGGCAAGCCGGTGACGTCGCCCGGGACGCTGCCGCCGACCGTCGTTACCTCCTGATCGTCCTCGCCGAGTTCGCCGCCGCCGGGCTCGGCGCCGTGGTGCTTTCCCTCGCCGGGTGGTCGGAGTTCATCCCCGTGCTGATCTGTGCCGTGGTGGGGCTGCACTTCTTTCCCCTCGTCCCGGTGCTGCGCGACCCGCGGCTGTGGCTGCTCGGGGCGGCGATGTGCGTCGTCGCCCTGGCCGGGCTGGTCACCGCGCTCGCCTCGGCGGTGTCGGCGGGGCTCGTCGTCGGCACCGGCGCCGGGCTGCTGCTGCTCGGCCACGCGGTGCTGGCGCTGCTCAGCACGGCCCGGCAACGCTGATCCCAGGGCGGCGCGCCGAGCCTCGCCGGAGGTGAGAGGCGACGACAGGGCGACGGTTCGCCGTAGGGTGGCGGCTGATCGCCGGACGGGGTGACGGTGGATCTC
This window harbors:
- a CDS encoding ABC transporter ATP-binding protein; translation: MTTAPPLIQARALVKRFGDFTAVDGIDVEVRAGEAFGFLGPNGAGKSSTMRMVGCTSPPSGGELRILGMDPVRDGPAIRARLGVCPQLDNLDPDLTVQENLTTYARYFGISRRVARARATELLDFVQLTERADSRVEPLSGGMKRRLTIARALVNEPEIVLLDEPTTGLDPQARHLVWERLFRLKRQGVTLVLTTHYMDEAEQLCDRLVVMDGGRIVAEGSPRALIDRHSTREVVELRFAAESQEAFAGKLDGLGERVEVLPDRILLYVPDGDAAVAEVGGRGLHPANVLVRRSSLEDVFLHLTGRTLVD